One window of the Burkholderia ubonensis subsp. mesacidophila genome contains the following:
- a CDS encoding DinB family protein, whose translation MHSRFDRFRTTPLGAQLEALIAQPDRYLEFAALSRVGVAAIGAIQDEIAQKFPEISTETTARQFCGAMVADVMRRHGHDVVQARGRLGGALFSYGAVFSPYPQQLPFADIVSELARMPDTFAAFVTHIPTALRTQRPDGTGFSLVEHACHLRDLDAIFAARIDAVRTADLPVIASVDGTVLAEQRDYLHQDLGEALDAFRTTRRHLCATLATLSPAELTRCGLRDGIRRMSLDELVHELLDHDRTHSVELGELLAELNPRLA comes from the coding sequence ATGCACTCCCGCTTCGACCGCTTCCGCACCACCCCTCTCGGCGCACAGCTCGAAGCCCTGATCGCCCAACCCGACCGCTACCTCGAATTCGCCGCCCTTTCCCGCGTCGGCGTCGCCGCGATCGGCGCGATCCAGGACGAAATCGCCCAAAAATTCCCCGAAATCTCGACCGAAACCACCGCACGCCAGTTCTGCGGCGCGATGGTCGCCGACGTGATGCGGCGCCACGGCCACGATGTCGTCCAGGCGCGCGGCCGCCTCGGCGGCGCGTTGTTCAGCTACGGCGCCGTATTCAGCCCGTACCCGCAACAGCTGCCTTTTGCCGACATCGTCAGCGAACTCGCGCGCATGCCCGACACGTTCGCCGCATTCGTCACCCACATACCCACCGCACTGAGAACCCAACGCCCCGACGGCACCGGCTTCTCACTCGTCGAACACGCATGCCACCTGCGCGACCTCGACGCGATATTCGCCGCGCGCATCGACGCAGTGCGCACCGCCGACCTGCCGGTGATCGCATCGGTCGACGGCACCGTGCTCGCCGAACAGCGCGACTACCTGCATCAGGATCTGGGCGAAGCACTTGATGCGTTCCGCACCACGCGGCGCCATCTGTGCGCAACACTCGCGACGCTTTCACCGGCCGAACTGACGCGCTGCGGCCTACGCGACGGCATCCGCCGCATGTCGCTCGATGAGCTCGTGCACGAGTTGCTCGACCACGACCGCACCCATTCCGTCGAACTCGGCGAACTGCTCGCCGAGCTGAACCCGCGCCTCGCATGA
- a CDS encoding alpha/beta fold hydrolase, producing MSLHTPVVFIHGFIGTFDMPSWPGPHLAPDLLGYGTHRAAPPDTITLAAQVEHLRQAINTNFGDTPVDIVGHSVGGAIAMLFAHAHPARVRRIVNVEGNFTLDDAFWSASVGRMSPAEADAMLDTLRADPLAWLRGAIADPAPELATKATRWLAHQPASTLRAMGRSVVATTGDAAYLNALAQVFERHPVYLIAGERSRDGWHVPDWALARSAGLEIIGGGGHMMTTEQPEAFRASVERCLG from the coding sequence ATGAGCCTCCACACACCCGTCGTCTTCATCCACGGCTTCATCGGCACGTTCGACATGCCGTCCTGGCCCGGCCCGCACCTCGCGCCGGACCTGCTCGGCTACGGCACGCATCGCGCAGCACCGCCCGACACCATCACGCTCGCTGCACAGGTCGAACATCTGCGGCAAGCAATCAACACCAACTTCGGCGACACACCTGTCGACATCGTCGGCCACTCCGTCGGCGGCGCGATCGCGATGCTGTTCGCGCATGCACATCCCGCGCGCGTGCGCCGGATCGTCAACGTCGAGGGGAATTTCACGCTGGACGACGCGTTCTGGTCAGCATCGGTCGGACGCATGTCGCCCGCCGAAGCCGATGCGATGCTCGACACATTGCGCGCCGACCCGCTCGCCTGGCTGCGCGGCGCCATCGCCGATCCAGCTCCGGAGCTGGCAACCAAGGCCACCCGCTGGCTCGCCCATCAGCCCGCATCGACGCTGCGCGCGATGGGCCGCTCGGTAGTCGCGACGACCGGCGACGCCGCCTACCTGAACGCGCTCGCGCAGGTGTTCGAACGCCACCCGGTCTACCTGATCGCCGGCGAACGTTCGCGCGACGGCTGGCATGTGCCGGACTGGGCGCTGGCGCGCAGCGCCGGCCTCGAGATCATCGGCGGAGGCGGACACATGATGACGACGGAACAGCCCGAAGCCTTCCGCGCATCGGTCGAGCGCTGCCTGGGGTAA
- a CDS encoding alpha/beta hydrolase, whose product MRRSTNMARALQLFLLLAVASPVWAFQTRVVTIPSATMRQSFAATVVLPDAYTHSTHADRFPAVYVLHGSGGNHTDWTANTRIGELADRYHVILVMPDGGHESWYMDSPFDSGSRYETFVGKEVVSYIDTHFRTIATKRARAITGLSMGGFGALRIALDRPDAFGAAGSISGAVDPRKCEDEPGIDHVFGDPGRHPSFWSRNAIVESARAFAHAHMDLTIDCGSDDSLVGANRTLHERLIALGVPHDYAERPGGHTWDYWANAIRYQVLFFASSFQRSGYAFRRHTDVAGPATTAPSHAG is encoded by the coding sequence ATGCGACGATCGACGAACATGGCGCGCGCCCTCCAGCTGTTCCTGCTGCTTGCCGTCGCAAGCCCCGTCTGGGCCTTCCAGACGCGCGTGGTCACGATTCCCAGCGCGACGATGCGCCAGTCGTTCGCGGCGACCGTCGTGCTGCCCGACGCCTACACGCACAGTACCCACGCCGACCGCTTCCCCGCCGTCTACGTGCTGCACGGCTCGGGCGGCAACCATACCGACTGGACCGCGAACACGCGGATCGGCGAACTGGCCGACCGCTATCACGTGATTCTCGTGATGCCCGACGGCGGCCACGAAAGCTGGTACATGGACAGCCCGTTCGATTCGGGCAGCCGCTACGAAACCTTCGTCGGCAAGGAAGTCGTGTCATACATCGACACGCATTTCCGCACGATCGCGACGAAGCGGGCCCGCGCAATCACCGGCCTCAGCATGGGCGGCTTCGGCGCGCTGCGCATCGCGCTCGACCGGCCGGACGCGTTCGGCGCGGCCGGCAGCATCAGCGGCGCGGTCGATCCGCGCAAATGCGAGGACGAGCCGGGCATCGATCACGTGTTCGGCGACCCGGGGCGGCATCCGTCGTTCTGGAGCCGCAATGCGATCGTCGAGAGCGCCCGCGCATTCGCGCACGCGCACATGGACCTGACGATCGACTGCGGATCCGACGATTCCCTCGTCGGCGCAAACCGCACGCTGCACGAACGGCTGATCGCGCTCGGCGTGCCGCACGACTATGCGGAGCGGCCCGGCGGCCACACGTGGGACTACTGGGCGAACGCGATCCGCTACCAGGTGCTGTTCTTCGCGTCGTCGTTCCAGCGCAGCGGCTACGCATTCCGCCGGCACACCGACGTCGCAGGCCCCGCGACCACCGCACCATCACACGCCGGCTGA
- a CDS encoding helix-turn-helix domain-containing protein — MEAPDDDFPIDDLLRRLSADTRSSSEIARLSGVSQPTVSRLRQSNGRRLRRSTPFNKLCTFYGVDVHPSQRRYNELLRDAIVDAWDGSDEHGRALLVVIKGLKDLQAKADDG, encoded by the coding sequence ATGGAAGCCCCTGACGATGATTTTCCCATTGATGACCTGTTGCGCCGCTTGTCGGCGGATACCCGCTCATCCAGCGAAATAGCGCGGCTTTCCGGGGTCAGCCAGCCGACCGTGTCGCGCCTTCGGCAGTCGAACGGCCGGCGCCTGCGTCGCAGCACCCCATTCAATAAGCTATGCACTTTCTATGGCGTCGACGTGCATCCGTCGCAGCGCCGCTATAACGAATTGCTGCGCGACGCGATCGTAGACGCGTGGGACGGCTCCGACGAGCACGGGCGCGCGTTGCTGGTCGTGATCAAGGGTTTGAAGGATTTGCAGGCCAAGGCCGACGACGGCTGA